One segment of Macaca fascicularis isolate 582-1 chromosome 2, T2T-MFA8v1.1 DNA contains the following:
- the WDR53 gene encoding WD repeat-containing protein 53 isoform X2 produces MLWSLQKARPLWITNLQEDETEEMEGPQSPGQLLNPALAHCISVASCGNIFSCGAEDGKVRIFRVMGVKCEQELGFKGHTLGVSQVCFLPESYLLLTGGNDGKIMLWDANSEVEKKQKSPTKRTHRKKPKRGTCTKQGGNTDASVTDEEEHGNILPKLNIEHGEKVNWLLGTKIKGHQNILVADQTSCISVYPLNEF; encoded by the coding sequence ATGCTGTGGAGTCTTCAAAAAGCCCGACCACTCTGGATTACAAATTTACAGGAGGATGAAACAGAAGAAATGGAAGGCCCACAGTCACCTGGTCAGCTCTTAAACCCTGCCCTAGCCCACTGTATCTCTGTGGCTTCGTGTGGTAATATTTTTAGTTGTGGTGCAGAAGATGGTAAGGTTCGAATCTTTCGGGTGATGGGAGTTAAGTGTGAACAGGAACTGGGATTTAAGGGCCACACTTTAGGGGTATCCCAGGTCTGCTTTCTCCCAGAATCCTATTTGCTGCTTACTGGAGGGAATGATGGGAAGATCATGTTGTGGGATGCAAACAGTGAAGttgagaagaaacagaagagtcCTACAAAACGTACCCACAGGAAGAAACCTAAAAGAGGAACTTGCACCAAGCAGGGTGGAAATACTGACGCTTCAGTAACGGATGAGGAAGAACATGGCAACATTTTACCAAAGCTAAATATTGAACATGGAGAAAAAGTGAATTGGCTCTTGGGTACAAAAATAAAGGGACACCAAAATATATTAGTAGCTGATCAAACTAGTTGTATATCTGTATATCccttaaatgaattttaa
- the WDR53 gene encoding WD repeat-containing protein 53 isoform X1 — protein sequence MAVKWTGGHSSPVLCLNASKEGLLASGAEGGDLTAWGEDGTPLGHMRFQGADDVTSVLFSPSCPTKLYASHGETISVLDVRSLKDSLDHFHVNEEEINCLSLNQTENLLASADDSGAIKILDVENKKVVRSLKRHSNICSSVAFRPQRPQSLVSCGLDMQVMLWSLQKARPLWITNLQEDETEEMEGPQSPGQLLNPALAHCISVASCGNIFSCGAEDGKVRIFRVMGVKCEQELGFKGHTLGVSQVCFLPESYLLLTGGNDGKIMLWDANSEVEKKQKSPTKRTHRKKPKRGTCTKQGGNTDASVTDEEEHGNILPKLNIEHGEKVNWLLGTKIKGHQNILVADQTSCISVYPLNEF from the exons ATGGCAGTCAAGTGGACCGGCGGACATTCTTCTCCTGTCCTCTGCCTAAATGCAAGTAAAGAAGGGCTGCTGGCTTCCGGAGCGGAGGGCGGAGATCTCACGGCTTGGGGTGAAGATGGAACTCCATTAGGACACATGCGGTTCCAAGGGGCTGATGATGTTACCAGTGTCTTattttctccctcctgccccaccaaGCTCTACGCCTCACATGGAGAAACCATTAGTGTACTGGATGTCAGGTCCCTCAAAGATTCCTTGGACCATTTTCATGTGAATGAAGAAGAAATCAATTGTCTTTCATTGAATCAAACTGAAAACCTGCTGGCTTCTGCCGATGACTCTGGGGCGATCAAAATCCTAGACGTGGAGAACAAGAAGGTCGTCAGATCCTTGAAGAGACACTCCAACATCTGCTCTTCGGTGGCTTTTCGACCTCAGAGGCCTCAGAGCCTGGTGTCATGTGGACTGGATATGCAG GTGATGCTGTGGAGTCTTCAAAAAGCCCGACCACTCTGGATTACAAATTTACAGGAGGATGAAACAGAAGAAATGGAAGGCCCACAGTCACCTGGTCAGCTCTTAAACCCTGCCCTAGCCCACTGTATCTCTGTGGCTTCGTGTGGTAATATTTTTAGTTGTGGTGCAGAAGATGGTAAGGTTCGAATCTTTCGGGTGATGGGAGTTAAGTGTGAACAGGAACTGGGATTTAAGGGCCACACTTTAGGGGTATCCCAGGTCTGCTTTCTCCCAGAATCCTATTTGCTGCTTACTGGAGGGAATGATGGGAAGATCATGTTGTGGGATGCAAACAGTGAAGttgagaagaaacagaagagtcCTACAAAACGTACCCACAGGAAGAAACCTAAAAGAGGAACTTGCACCAAGCAGGGTGGAAATACTGACGCTTCAGTAACGGATGAGGAAGAACATGGCAACATTTTACCAAAGCTAAATATTGAACATGGAGAAAAAGTGAATTGGCTCTTGGGTACAAAAATAAAGGGACACCAAAATATATTAGTAGCTGATCAAACTAGTTGTATATCTGTATATCccttaaatgaattttaa